The Dermacentor albipictus isolate Rhodes 1998 colony unplaced genomic scaffold, USDA_Dalb.pri_finalv2 scaffold_11, whole genome shotgun sequence genome segment GTGGCACGTCGAACATCCTGTCAAATGTGGCACTGGCTTTAATGGAATGCATTTTTACTTATGCACAAACGAACAAGTAAGGACAAAGAAGAAAGACGTACCGTGAGCTTACTCAcgactgaaagtttatttcttacAAACACCACATAAATAGGGGTGTTTACAAACACCCTCGTTTAAGTGATTTTTGTAAGAAATAAACTCGTTCGCGCTGTAAGTAAACGTACAGTTGTACTcactcgcccagctagctacaGTACTTCAATAAGGTGGTCGCTTGCGCAACACTCAGTACATAGATGTGGAATGAAAACACATTGAGTATAGGGGAGGTTCAATTTACCAGAAACTCTATGTTTGCAGTTTCTTTACTTTAACTGACGAGAACTGGCGAATAAGTTACGCATACAAATTCTAAAGAGGATATTTGTAACGCATCTTGGAATCTAACTTGTCAGTGGtaccagtaaaaaaaaagtgccataCGTTATTATGTCTTTGGGAATATTGCCAACTGCCAATATGGAGTGCACTGTTGTCATGTTTCATCTAGAACTACGCACCTCATTTCTGCTACAGCAATTATCTTTTCTTCAGCACTCCCTTAGTTTTACAGACATATGTTTCTTTAAGCCCAATCCAAGTGCCTGCTGCACATTTAGTTTTTCCCatacagttgacttccattaatttggtCTTGACAGAACCCATGGAATTGGAGTTATATATTTGGTAGTTGGAATAAAGACGGCAGAAAAAAAGACATTTATGCACTGCTGCTTCATTTGGCAGTGTTTACCTGATTCTAACATGTACCCAGTGGTTACGGTTTCAAAGTAGAAAGCAATGCACGCACAATAACGTACACCCGAttttaatgtcttttttttttaacctagctTGCCTCTGATACAGTAAAAGCTAGTTCATTTGAATTCTGCGGGGATGCTACGaaaattcgaattatacaaaattcgaaCTGATGAAAGTCAGAAAAAAATTGCTTGGTTAGGCACgtatacagtaaaccctcgttaactcgaagttgtaaaatccgggaaaaatttcgagataagcagaGTTTCGAGTTAAGCAAAGTGCCGAAAATTTCAGTGACCCGGTCACTGAAAGAGCCAGTAACAACCAGCACTGCTAACAAACGCCCCACAGCACGAGGGGAGCTTTTGCAAAAAACGCAGAATTCCCAggaaaaaactgaattttattgttttgaaaaGAACTGGGTGATGCTTGCCTACTTGGCGTTGGCATTCGGCGCGAGAAAAGCGTCCTCGAGCTGCTGAATGCACCGCATGAGCCGTTGTTCGCCGCCGCTGCATTCAACTTTGTTGCGGAGCAAACGTAGCAGGTTTCTCGTTTCTGCAGTTGTCGGCACTTCTCGAGGTGGTTCTTGGTCAGCGTGATCACCGTCGTCGTTCACTGCCATTTCAACAATGTCGGCGTCAGACAACATTCCGGTAACGGGCACGTCCGACTCGTAGAGCGCGTATTCTTCAAAAGTGAGTTCGCCGTCTTCGGCATCGCTGGCGCAGCCGGCAGCTTTGCGGACTTCGTCGCAAAGTTCATCGCAATCACTAAACTCGTCAGTGTCTGGCTCGAGCGATTTCTCGCCGCGCGAAAATCCTGCGTGCGCGAAACAATTGGCAATCGTCAATGGACGCACTTGTCGCCAGGCTTCGGCGATCAGGTGGACTGCACCCAGCAAATCTATTTCGTACTTCTTACCACTGTCGTAAGAACACAAAATGCGGCGCAGCAGACTCTTCCTGTAGTACTTGCGTGCAACCTCAATGACTCCTTGGTCCATCGGCTGGAGCACGGATGTCATATTAGCAGGCAGGAACTCCAGCGTGACAGCCTCCAAGTTGTTGATTTTTTCGTGGCCGGGGCAGTTGTCCACGACGAACAACACTTTCCGGCCGTCCCTTGCCATTTTGCGGTCAAGAGCACGTACGTACTCTTCAAAGAGCGCTGCAGTCATCCAGGCCGTTTTATTGGCGCGGTAAGTCGCATCTCTCGGGAGCCGTGCATTTCGGAAGCACCTTGGATTGAGCGACTTACCGATAACAAGCAGCGGCAGTTTTTCATCGCCGGTGGAGTTGGCTCCGAAAAGTATCGTCACTCGGTCTTTGCGCTGCTTAGCGCCTGAGCACGCTTCTCCCTTCGGCGTGTATGTGCGGCTAGGCAGCATCttatagaacagtgctgcttcgtCGAGGTTGAAAATGTCCTTGTCCGCGTAAGCCTTTTGCAGCTCAGCGAGGCAGTGGTTGCGCCAGGTGTCTGCAGCCCCTTCATCAACAGTGCCGCTTTCGCCGTGGATAGGCTTCGAGGccacgttatttctttttt includes the following:
- the LOC139051351 gene encoding tigger transposable element-derived protein 4-like; translation: MSRPKQCKSLTLEKKVTLIKEVEKGGRSKTSIAKEFGIPLSTLSTVVKNRQKVFDGFEQSFSSERKRIRASKFPDVEAALMLWLRNVRAANLPVTTQMMMEKADALALQMGHTDFSCSNGWFERFKKRNNVASKPIHGESGTVDEGAADTWRNHCLAELQKAYADKDIFNLDEAALFYKMLPSRTYTPKGEACSGAKQRKDRVTILFGANSTGDEKLPLLVIGKSLNPRCFRNARLPRDATYRANKTAWMTAALFEEYVRALDRKMARDGRKVLFVVDNCPGHEKINNLEAVTLEFLPANMTSVLQPMDQGVIEVARKYYRKSLLRRILCSYDSGKKYEIDLLGAVHLIAEAWRQVRPLTIANCFAHAGFSRGEKSLEPDTDEFSDCDELCDEVRKAAGCASDAEDGELTFEEYALYESDVPVTGMLSDADIVEMAVNDDGDHADQEPPREVPTTAETRNLLRLLRNKVECSGGEQRLMRCIQQLEDAFLAPNANAK